From a region of the Oryza sativa Japonica Group chromosome 6, ASM3414082v1 genome:
- the LOC136351103 gene encoding probable pre-mRNA-splicing factor ATP-dependent RNA helicase DEAH5, whose protein sequence is MVAAKVSTPAGGAVRDGLRRLTQLSLVSKVCSELEAHLGVGDRVLAEFIVDLGRASPSVADFDAKLKAHGADLPDYLARTLHTVIHAIPTHADDAPAPAPQNPASRGTGARVCGKDKAEERVRDGDPGLYQVCRGKVTGLADAGCFVRLDDARGREGLVHVSEMPGRRIAVKRGQEVFVKIVSVQGRNLGLSMRDVDQDTGKDLLPLQRARGEDDVPRPMANPWTDRAAATRRRTGVSGIVIPEDNQTGTASSRRPIRRMSSPERWEMKQLIASGVLNAKDYPAFDDEDSEGMNYQEEGVEEELEIELNEDEPAFLRGQGRSTIDVSPVRISTNPDGSLSRAAVLQSALIKEWRDIRNEDQRALVDSIPKDLNRPWEDPVPEVGGRYLAQELRGVGLSAESMPEWKKEAYGKTVTFGQTSRLSILEQRQSLPIFRLKNELIEAVRDNQVLVVIGETGSGKTTQVTQYLAEAGYITRGKIACTQPRRVAAESVAKRVSEEFGCRLGEEVGYSIRFDDHTGPDTVIKYMTDGMLLREILLDTDLSSYSVVMLDEAHERTIYTDILFALLKKLIRRRTDLKLIVTSATLDAEKFSGYFFDCNIFTIPGRTYPVEILYSKQPESDYMHAALLTVSQIHLTEPEGDILLFLTGQEEIDHACQCLYERMKSLGRNVPELLIYAVYSAQPAEMQSKIFEPTPPGKRKVVVATNIAEASITIDGIYYVIDPGFAKLNVYNPKQGLDSLIITPISQASAKQRAGRAGRTGPGKCYRLYTESAYRNEMPPTTTPEIQRINLGETVLNMKAMGINDLLSFDFMDPPAPQSLITAMEQLYNLGALDEEGLLTRVGRRMAEFPQEPPLSKMLLASVDLGCSDEILTIIAMIQTGNIFYRPREKQAQADRKRGNFFQPEGDHLTLLTVYQAWKAKQFSGPWCYENFVQLTSLRRAQDVRKQLLEIMDKYKLNVVSAGNDLTKVRKAITAGFFFHAARKDPQGGYRTIADHQQVYIHPASALFQQQPEWVIYHEVVMTTKEYMREVTAIDPRWLVELAPRFYRSADPTKISKRKRQERIEPLYDRYNEPNSWRLSKRRG, encoded by the coding sequence ATGGTGGCGGCCAAGGTGTCGACCCCTGCCGGCGGCGCGGTGCGCGACGGGCTCCGGCGGCTCACGCAGCTCTCGCTCGTCTCCAAGGTCTGCTCGGAGCTGGAGGCGCACCTcggcgtcggcgaccgcgtcctCGCGGAGTTCATCGTCGACCTGGGCCGCGCATCCCCTTCCGTCGCAGACTTCGACGCCAAGCTCAAGGCCCACGGCGCTGACCTGCCGGACTACCTCGCGCGCACCCTCCACACCGTCATCCACGCCATCCCTACCCACGCCGAcgacgcccccgcccccgccccccaaAACCCTGCCTCCCGTGGCACCGGTGCAAGGGTTTGCGGGAAGGACAAGGCGGAGGAGCGGGTGAGAGATGGGGATCCGGGGCTGTACCAGGTGTGCCGCGGGAAGGTCACCGGCCTGGCGGACGCCGGGTGCTTCGTCCGCCTCGACGACGCGCGCGGCCGCGAGGGGCTCGTCCATGTCTCCGAGATGCCCGGCCGCCGAATCGCCGTGAAGCGTGGGCAGGAGGTGTTCGTCAAGATCGTGTCCGTGCAGGGGCGCAATCTGGGGCTGTCGATGCGGGACGTCGACCAGGACACGGGGAAGGACCTCCTACCGTTGCAGCGTGCTAGGGGGGAGGATGATGTGCCGAGGCCGATGGCGAATCCGTGGACCGATCGAGCCGCCGCCACTAGGAGAAGGACGGGGGTGTCAGGAATTGTGATCCCCGAGGACAACCAGACTGGCACGGCATCGTCGCGGCGGCCGATTAGGCGGATGAGCTCGCCGGAGAGGTGGGAAATGAAGCAGCTGATTGCTTCAGGGGTTCTGAATGCGAAGGATTACCCGGCGTTCGATGATGAGGATAGCGAGGGGATGAATTACCAGGAGGAAGGtgtggaggaggagcttgagattGAGCTTAATGAAGATGAGCCAGCATTCTTGCGGGGACAGGGTCGGTCCACAATTGATGTGTCCCCAGTGAGGATTTCCACGAACCCTGATGGGTCGCTGAGTCGAGCGGCGGTTCTGCAGAGTGCGCTTATCAAGGAGTGGCGTGATATCAGGAACGAGGATCAAAGAGCATTGGTTGACTCCATCCCAAAGGATCTGAATCGGCCATGGGAGGATCCTGTGCCTGAGGTCGGTGGGCGGTATCTCGCACAAGAGCTACGCGGTGTTGGATTATCTGCTGAAAGCATGCCAGAGTGGAAGAAAGAGGCTTATGGGAAGACTGTAACATTTGGTCAGACTTCAAGGCTTTCAATCCTGGAACAGAGGCAGAGTCTTCCAATATTCAGGCTGAAGAATGAGCTTATCGAAGCTGTTCGTGACAATCAAGTTCTGGTTGTTATTGGTGAGACCGGTTCAGGGAAAACAACCCAGGTTACACAGTACCTTGCTGAGGCAGGCTATATTACGAGGGGGAAAATTGCATGTACTCAGCCTCGCAGGGTCGCTGCAGAGTCAGTTGCCAAGCGAGTATCGGAAGAGTTTGGTTGCCGATTGGGAGAGGAAGTTGGTTACTCAATACGTTTTGATGATCACACTGGACCAGATACTGTCATTAAGTACATGACGGATGGCATGCTCCTTCGTGAAATTTTGTTGGACACTGACCTCTCTAGTTACTCCGTGGTCATGCTTGATGAGGCACATGAGAGGACTATATATACAGACATTCTCTTTGCCTTACTCAAGAAGCTAATTAGGCGTAGAACTGATCTCAAGTTAATAGTCACTTCCGCCACTCTTGATGCAGAGAAGTTCTCTGGATATTTCTTCGATTGTAATATTTTTACAATTCCCGGAAGAACATATCCTGTGGAGATACTCTATTCAAAACAGCCAGAGAGTGATTACATGCATGCTGCGCTGCTCACAGTATCACAGATCCATCTGACTGAACCTGAAGGTGATATCCTCTTGTTCTTAACTGGCCAGGAAGAGATTGATCATGCCTGTCAGTGTCTCTATGAGAGGATGAAGTCTCTAGGTAGGAATGTACCAGAATTGCTGATATATGCAGTGTACAGTGCTCAGCCAGCTGAAATGCAGTCAAAGATCTTTGAACCTACTCCTCCTGGGAAGAGGAAAGTGGTCGTGGCCACTAACATAGCGGAAGCATCTATTACAATAGATGGGATATATTATGTAATTGACCCAGGATTTGCAAAACTCAATGTGTATAACCCAAAACAAGGGCTGGATTCACTGATCATCACACCGATATCTCAAGCATCAGCTAAACAGAGGGCAGGGCGTGCTGGACGTACAGGCCCAGGAAAGTGTTATCGTCTATACACTGAAAGTGCCTATCGCAACGAAATGCCCCCCACAACTACTCCAGAAATTCAGAGGATCAACTTGGGGGAGACGGTCCTCAATATGAAGGCAATGGGAATAAACGATCTACTGTCATTTGACTTCATGGACCCCCCAGCTCCTCAATCACTCATAACTGCAATGGAACAACTGTACAACCTTGGTGCCTTAGATGAGGAGGGTCTCCTTACAAGAGTAGGGAGAAGGATGGCGGAGTTTCCACAAGAACCACCACTTTCAAAGATGCTCCTTGCTAGTGTGGACCTCGGATGCAGTGATGAAATACTGACCATCATTGCGATGATTCAAACTGGGAACATATTCTACCGGCCAAGGGAAAAACAAGCTCAAGCCGATCGGAAAAGGGGCAACTTTTTCCAACCAGAAGGGGATCACCTCACCCTGCTCACCGTGTATCAGGCGTGGAAGGCAAAGCAGTTTTCAGGTCCATGGTGCTATGAGAATTTTGTCCAGCTAACATCCCTGAGGAGAGCACAGGATGTCAGAAAACAGCTCCTTGAGATTATGGACAAGTATAAGCTTAACGTTGTCTCTGCAGGGAATGATCTCACCAAGGTGAGGAAAGCCATCACTGCTGGCTTCTTCTTCCACGCTGCCAGGAAGGATCCCCAGGGAGGATACAGGACCATTGCTGATCATCAGCAGGTGTATATCCACCCTGCCAGCGCTCTCTTCCAGCAGCAACCAGAGTGGGTTATCTATCATGAAGTCGTCATGACCACAAAAGAGTACATGAGGGAGGTGACAGCCATTGACCCAAGATGGCTTGTTGAACTGGCACCGAGGTTCTACAGATCTGCAGACCCAACGAAGATCAGTAAGCGGAAGCGCCAAGAAAGGATTGAGCCTCTGTATGACAGATACAACGAGCCAAACTCATGGCGCCTCAGCAAGCGCCGAGGGTAA